In the Clavelina lepadiformis chromosome 8, kaClaLepa1.1, whole genome shotgun sequence genome, one interval contains:
- the LOC143469572 gene encoding guanine nucleotide-binding protein G(i) subunit alpha-3-like, translating to MGLTYSKDSTNIDDKKKDSEEKLNTKNNRKKRTKILLLGTHGSGKSTIMKQMTIMQEGTLTLEHMQSYIPSVFGNILESMSALIRATKKLKIAYGDKERENDAALVTNARDSYENGISPELKECIKRLWNDKGIKDCFKRAREFQLSDSTEYYMKNLDRIAALSYIPVEQNILQITIKTTGIIDTRVSFNEMDLLIVDVGGCRSERKKWIHCFKDVTAVIFTVALSEYDQVLVENEETNRMQDSMHLFDFICNNPLISTATMILFLNKKDIFENKVENSPLTICFPDYAGENNYTEASAYIKTKFEDLNRNDTKEIFTHFTCATDTENIKVVFDSVVEVITKSFLTEKKLT from the exons ATGGGACTCACCTATTCAAAGGACAGCACAAACATTGATGACAAGAAAAAGGATTCTGAAGAGAAGCTGAATACTAAAAATAACAGAAAG AAAAGAACCAAAATCTTGTTGCTGGGGACACATGGGTCTGGAAAAAGCACGATCATGAAGCAAATGACCATAATGCAAGAGGGTACCTTAACACTGGAACATATGCAGAGCTACAT ACCATCTGTTTTTGGCAATATCCTAGAAAGCATGTCGGCTCTCATTCGCGCcactaaaaaattaaagatagCGTATGGAGATAAGGAGAGAGAg AATGATGCTGCATTAGTGACAAATGCCAGGGATTCCTATGAAAATGGAATTTCTCCTGAATTGAAAGAATGCATAAAAAGGCTTTGGAATGACAAAGGAATTAAG GACTGTTTCAAGCGAGCTCGAGAATTTCAATTGTCCGACTCCACAGAATATTACATGAAGAACCTGGATAGAATAGCAGCGTTGAGTTACATTCCAGttgaacaaaacattttacaaatcaCAATTAAAACAACAGGAATCATAGACACAAg AGTTTCCTTCAACGAAATGGATTTGTTAATAGTTGATGTTGGAGGTTGCAGatcagaaagaaaaaaatggatTCATTGTTTCAAAGACGTGACTGCAGTTATTTTCACGGTTGCATTAAGCGAATATGACCAG GTCTTAGTAGAAAATGAAGAAACAAACAGGATGCAAGATTCAATGCACCTCTTCGATTTTATCTGCAACAATCCGCTCATTTCCACAGCCACAATGATTCttttcttaaataaaaaagatatATTCGAGAATAAGGTTGAGAATTCCCCACTGACCATCTGTTTTCCCGACTACGCAG GTGAAAATAACTATACTGAGGCCTCAGCCTACATCAAAACAAAGTTTGAAGATCTCAACAGGAATGACACAAAAGAGATCTTCACTCACTTCACATGCGCAACTGACACAGAAAATATCAAA GTTGTTTTTGATTCAGTGGTTGAAGTCATTACAAAATCATTCCTGACTGAAAAGAAACTTACATGA